Proteins from a genomic interval of candidate division WOR-3 bacterium:
- a CDS encoding DivIVA domain-containing protein has protein sequence MPLTPLEIKNKTFKRRLKGYDCNEVKTFLLLVSKELEDLRNERASLAQKLDELQAKLATYEKTENLLKETLLTAQKTVTELKDAARKEAENIVNKAKLEAAQIKQNIEAELQELKSRVDELQNQRIAIVSQMKAIISNLSMLIEKETKD, from the coding sequence ATGCCATTAACGCCGTTAGAAATTAAAAACAAAACATTTAAGCGCCGGCTGAAAGGTTATGACTGTAATGAAGTGAAGACCTTTTTATTACTGGTGAGCAAAGAATTAGAAGATTTGCGCAACGAACGGGCGAGTTTGGCGCAAAAACTTGATGAATTACAGGCCAAACTGGCAACTTATGAGAAGACCGAAAATTTATTAAAAGAGACACTACTGACGGCCCAAAAAACGGTAACAGAACTAAAAGATGCCGCCCGTAAAGAAGCTGAAAATATTGTTAATAAAGCAAAACTCGAGGCTGCGCAGATTAAACAAAACATTGAAGCCGAACTTCAAGAGCTAAAGAGCAGGGTTGATGAATTACAAAATCAGCGCATTGCAATTGTTTCTCAAATGAAAGCAATCATAAGTAATTTATCAATGCTGATTGAGAAAGAAACAAAAGATTAA
- a CDS encoding purine-nucleoside phosphorylase gives MSEHILTPNNLYEKVEETYNFLRQKTDQTPDIGIILGTGLGQLAQEIKSVTTIPYNEIPYFLKPTVESHSGRLIFGELSGKKVVAMQGRFHYYEGYEMLAITFPVRVMARLGIKTLIVSNAAGGLNPRFKVSDLMVITDHINFMGNNPLRGVNDPRLGPRFPDMYNCYDKNLVKLAKRVARKLRIKLQAGVYIAVAGPNLETAAEYRALRILRADAVGMSTVPEVIVARQIGIRVLGFSVITDLGIPEELKPCNFEDVLKAANRAEPKLTKLITAVVKELK, from the coding sequence ATGTCCGAGCATATTCTTACGCCGAATAATCTTTATGAGAAAGTTGAAGAGACTTATAATTTTTTGCGCCAAAAGACCGATCAAACCCCGGACATCGGAATAATTTTAGGCACCGGTCTAGGTCAATTAGCTCAAGAAATCAAAAGTGTCACGACGATCCCCTATAACGAGATTCCGTATTTTCTTAAACCGACCGTAGAAAGTCATTCGGGTCGACTGATCTTTGGTGAGCTTAGCGGCAAAAAGGTCGTAGCGATGCAGGGTCGTTTTCATTATTATGAAGGCTATGAAATGCTGGCAATAACTTTTCCAGTTCGCGTGATGGCGCGTCTGGGCATCAAGACCCTTATTGTCTCGAATGCGGCTGGTGGTCTGAATCCGAGATTTAAGGTTAGTGATCTCATGGTGATTACAGACCATATTAATTTTATGGGTAATAATCCCTTGCGTGGGGTCAATGATCCACGGCTTGGTCCAAGATTTCCCGACATGTATAATTGCTATGATAAAAATTTAGTTAAATTAGCTAAGCGGGTAGCCAGAAAATTGCGCATCAAATTGCAAGCTGGAGTTTATATCGCAGTTGCCGGTCCGAATTTAGAGACTGCAGCTGAATACCGTGCCTTAAGAATTCTCAGAGCTGATGCGGTTGGCATGTCGACAGTGCCTGAGGTAATTGTGGCCCGGCAAATTGGCATCCGAGTTTTGGGATTTTCTGTGATCACCGATTTAGGTATTCCCGAAGAGTTAAAGCCGTGTAATTTTGAAGATGTGCTTAAAGCCGCCAATCGTGCCGAACCCAAGCTGACTAAGTTAATTACCGCAGTGGTCAAAGAGCTTAAATAA
- the bamD gene encoding outer membrane protein assembly factor BamD, translating into MSLAILISCQRSQIKENITFSPQEHLTQALEKLQAKKYNDAIKMFEEIIFNYPTTQWAVEAQYYLAEAYFQKKDYRSAITEYEFFINNFSTSQYLEDAYYKLAVCYLKTAPSIKRDLRAIQKSWEILETLQENFPNTKYADEIQQLKNEILGRWAKKYYDIGLLYYRGGEPEASRVYFNYVIQEYPNTQWANWSKFMIAQILQRKDSILQAQELYQDLLSDSLDPALRKLIQKQLAKISK; encoded by the coding sequence ATGAGTTTAGCAATTCTAATTAGTTGCCAGCGATCTCAAATCAAAGAGAATATTACTTTTAGTCCTCAAGAGCACTTAACCCAGGCCCTTGAAAAATTACAGGCTAAGAAGTATAACGACGCGATTAAAATGTTTGAAGAAATTATTTTTAATTACCCAACGACCCAATGGGCAGTTGAGGCGCAATATTATTTAGCTGAAGCCTATTTTCAGAAAAAAGACTACCGCTCAGCAATTACCGAATACGAATTTTTTATCAATAATTTTTCCACGAGCCAATATCTTGAGGATGCGTACTATAAATTGGCAGTATGTTACCTAAAAACTGCCCCCTCAATTAAACGTGATCTCCGGGCGATCCAAAAAAGTTGGGAGATATTAGAGACTTTACAGGAAAATTTTCCTAATACGAAATATGCCGACGAGATACAGCAACTCAAAAACGAAATTCTCGGTCGGTGGGCAAAGAAGTATTATGATATTGGTCTCTTATATTATCGTGGCGGTGAACCGGAGGCATCGCGGGTGTATTTCAACTATGTAATTCAGGAATACCCCAATACCCAATGGGCCAATTGGAGCAAATTTATGATTGCGCAAATCTTGCAACGAAAGGATTCAATTCTTCAAGCTCAAGAGCTGTATCAAGATTTATTAAGTGATAGTTTAGATCCAGCACTTCGAAAATTAATCCAAAAACAACTTGCCAAGATATCAAAATGA
- the nadD gene encoding nicotinate-nucleotide adenylyltransferase has protein sequence MKIGIFGGAFDPIHLGHLIVAEEAREMLQLDKMLFIPTYRPPHKKCHTSYEHRRNMVKIAIADNPFFELCEIEKHTKVSWTINTLKKLKKRYPADELYLIIGADQYNALGSWREPEKLKDYAQLVVIPRPNTLETNKKQKHDILYLKTSLIDIASQRIREDLKNNRSVKYKVKDNVLKYIEQNKLYHK, from the coding sequence ATGAAAATTGGGATTTTTGGCGGCGCCTTTGATCCGATTCATTTAGGGCATTTAATAGTTGCTGAGGAAGCTCGAGAAATGCTGCAATTAGACAAGATGCTTTTTATCCCTACCTACCGACCTCCGCATAAGAAGTGCCACACTTCATACGAGCATCGGCGAAATATGGTAAAAATCGCTATCGCGGATAATCCATTTTTTGAATTATGTGAAATTGAAAAGCATACCAAGGTATCATGGACCATTAATACCCTTAAAAAACTAAAGAAACGATATCCGGCAGATGAATTATATTTAATTATTGGTGCCGACCAGTATAATGCTCTTGGTAGCTGGAGGGAACCTGAGAAGCTAAAGGACTATGCGCAACTTGTCGTAATACCTCGTCCGAATACTTTAGAAACAAACAAGAAACAAAAGCACGATATTTTATATCTTAAAACTTCTTTAATCGATATCGCTAGTCAAAGAATTCGCGAGGACTTAAAAAACAATCGAAGCGTAAAATACAAAGTTAAAGACAATGTACTAAAGTACATTGAACAAAATAAATTATATCATAAATAG
- the yajC gene encoding preprotein translocase subunit YajC yields the protein MFEFLYGQSQTSGGAANPILSLLPIILIIVVFYFLLILPQQRRQKRHQQMINELKKGERIVLSSGIYGTITNIKERTFIVKISENTEIEVEKSSVAYKL from the coding sequence ATGTTTGAATTTCTTTACGGCCAAAGCCAGACCTCGGGTGGCGCTGCGAACCCGATTTTAAGTTTACTGCCCATTATTTTAATTATTGTCGTTTTTTATTTTTTACTGATTTTACCACAACAGCGTCGCCAGAAACGACATCAGCAAATGATTAACGAACTAAAAAAAGGTGAACGAATTGTACTTTCCAGCGGTATTTATGGGACAATTACTAATATCAAGGAAAGAACCTTTATTGTGAAAATTAGCGAGAATACGGAAATCGAAGTTGAAAAGAGTTCCGTGGCTTATAAGTTATAA
- the def gene encoding peptide deformylase → MNGKICRILLYGNPILRQKTIRIDKIDEAVKKVIADLKATIIVKNGLGLAANQIGSSFRIFCYNPEYFDLGKEPVVIINPEIIHQAGHDESEEGCLSLPGINEIVPRARHVVIRGLSETGEELTISGRDLLARVFQHEIDHLDGKFFIDYLSPLRKKMLEKELAEIIKMAQERCE, encoded by the coding sequence ATGAACGGTAAAATTTGTCGGATTTTACTTTATGGTAACCCGATCTTGCGGCAGAAGACCATAAGGATTGATAAGATTGATGAGGCGGTAAAAAAAGTGATTGCCGATCTGAAAGCAACAATAATTGTAAAAAACGGCTTAGGGCTTGCTGCCAACCAAATTGGATCATCCTTTCGGATTTTCTGTTATAACCCGGAATACTTTGATTTAGGTAAAGAACCAGTTGTGATTATAAATCCAGAAATTATTCACCAAGCCGGGCACGACGAAAGCGAAGAAGGGTGTTTATCGCTTCCCGGAATTAACGAGATAGTACCTCGAGCCCGTCATGTTGTTATTCGAGGGCTATCTGAGACCGGCGAAGAATTAACCATTTCGGGTCGTGATCTTCTGGCACGAGTTTTTCAGCACGAAATTGACCACCTAGACGGAAAGTTTTTTATTGACTATCTGTCGCCGCTGCGTAAAAAGATGTTAGAAAAAGAGCTAGCAGAAATCATAAAAATGGCTCAAGAACGATGCGAATAG
- the fmt gene encoding methionyl-tRNA formyltransferase, with amino-acid sequence MRIVFWGSAGFSIPILESIYRGGYEIVCVVTAPAKPAGRGLKISPNPVYNKARELGIKVITPINPNTEEVYKILAELKPELCVLSSYGYIIKEPILSLPIQGFINIHPSLLPKYRGPAPIQRAIINGEKVTGVTTFFMNAGIDSGNIILQKATEIGPDETYDELSTRLANLGAELTIETLKLIKNGAVKTLPQNDEEKSYAPKIKKEECQISWEKSKYEIHNLVRGLSSEPGAFTYFRNNRVKILRTKIPESSQVQAIHTEYGKIQVQDRKLLVNTRDNYLEVLLLQLEGGKVISARDFINGQRITPSDCFTNQAAG; translated from the coding sequence ATGCGAATAGTTTTTTGGGGTAGTGCCGGATTTTCAATACCAATTTTAGAGAGTATCTATCGTGGTGGGTATGAAATTGTCTGTGTGGTTACTGCGCCAGCCAAACCAGCCGGGCGAGGGCTTAAAATTAGCCCGAACCCGGTTTACAATAAAGCCAGAGAATTAGGTATAAAGGTAATAACTCCAATAAATCCGAATACTGAGGAGGTATATAAAATATTGGCCGAGTTAAAACCCGAGCTTTGTGTGCTTAGTTCTTATGGATATATAATAAAAGAACCAATTTTAAGTCTGCCCATCCAAGGCTTTATTAATATTCACCCGTCGTTACTTCCCAAATATCGCGGTCCGGCTCCAATCCAGCGGGCAATAATTAATGGCGAAAAGGTTACCGGAGTGACAACTTTTTTTATGAACGCCGGAATTGACAGTGGCAATATTATTTTACAGAAAGCAACAGAAATCGGGCCTGATGAGACCTACGATGAGTTAAGTACGCGACTGGCCAATTTGGGTGCGGAATTAACGATTGAAACTCTTAAATTAATAAAAAATGGTGCAGTTAAAACTTTGCCCCAAAATGACGAAGAAAAAAGCTATGCTCCAAAGATAAAAAAAGAAGAGTGTCAAATATCTTGGGAAAAATCCAAATATGAAATTCACAATTTAGTTCGAGGACTTTCATCTGAGCCTGGGGCTTTTACTTATTTTCGGAATAACCGGGTGAAAATTTTACGAACTAAGATTCCTGAGAGTTCTCAGGTACAGGCAATTCACACCGAGTATGGTAAAATTCAGGTTCAAGACAGAAAACTTTTAGTTAATACCCGAGACAATTATTTAGAGGTTTTGCTTTTACAACTCGAAGGTGGAAAAGTAATAAGCGCCCGAGATTTTATTAATGGACAACGCATAACCCCAAGTGATTGTTTTACAAACCAGGCGGCAGGTTAA
- a CDS encoding PASTA domain-containing protein gives MIIFFVGFFIGFAVIGLFFMPMLSRPARDVKVPNVIGLRFSVAETIIKNSGLVIGSIDSTFDASVPIGCVIKQKPQPEKYVKTGRRVYLLVSKGPPRVRIPSAENTYLDKYLEVLRRLGFQNISVETLRSYEIPEGKIISVNPEPYSECQITDLLKIYVSGGIQGAFIMPRLIGLKIDEAINIIITNNLILQEIIELPSEEDPGIVIIQYPEEGMRVRTGDQVILTVSKGR, from the coding sequence ATGATAATTTTTTTTGTAGGCTTTTTTATTGGATTTGCTGTAATCGGACTGTTTTTTATGCCGATGTTATCTCGACCAGCCCGGGATGTAAAAGTACCTAATGTTATCGGGTTGCGATTTAGTGTCGCCGAAACTATAATTAAGAATTCAGGGCTTGTTATCGGATCGATAGATTCAACCTTTGATGCTTCAGTCCCCATAGGTTGTGTCATTAAGCAAAAACCGCAGCCCGAAAAATATGTTAAGACGGGACGTCGTGTTTACTTGCTAGTCAGCAAAGGACCACCGCGCGTTCGAATTCCTTCAGCTGAAAATACCTACCTGGATAAATACCTAGAAGTTTTGCGTCGGTTAGGTTTTCAAAATATTTCTGTCGAAACGCTTAGGTCCTATGAAATACCTGAAGGTAAGATTATTAGTGTTAATCCGGAACCGTATTCAGAGTGTCAAATTACAGACCTCTTAAAAATCTATGTTTCTGGTGGTATCCAAGGCGCGTTTATTATGCCGAGACTTATTGGTTTAAAAATCGACGAAGCGATAAATATAATCATAACGAATAATCTAATATTACAAGAGATTATCGAACTTCCTAGTGAAGAGGACCCGGGCATTGTGATCATCCAGTATCCCGAAGAAGGAATGAGGGTCCGGACCGGTGACCAGGTAATCTTAACCGTAAGTAAAGGACGATGA